A region from the Paenarthrobacter aurescens genome encodes:
- a CDS encoding extracellular solute-binding protein codes for MKSAQRTYRPLALAVAALVGLPLALSGCGSTTAASSSETATELSVMDYYNNEPDKSFIGDALSKCGTQLGVTVKRETVPGKSLISKVLQQSSSKTLPDVLMLDNPDLQQIAATGALAPLADFKVSTENFAEGVLSAGTYKDKVYGLAPTVNTIALFYNKDILAAAGVTPPTTWEELKAASAKLTAGDQYGLAFNANPTYEGTWQFLPVMWSNGGDEKKIDTKETEQALQLWTDLVKSGSVSSSALNWTQADVKDQFLAGKAAMMVNGPWQIPALDKQPTLQYGVVKIPVREAGQTSVAPLGGEVWTVPQTGNKARQAKAAEMVACLNSDENQLAMATARNTIPSKTTLSDKFASDNPKLATFTELIKTARARTGQLGEEWPAQATKIYTAIQTSLTGNASPADALKQAQGQ; via the coding sequence ATGAAGTCAGCACAAAGGACATATCGTCCGCTCGCCCTGGCCGTAGCCGCCCTGGTGGGCCTGCCGTTGGCCCTCTCCGGCTGCGGTTCCACCACTGCCGCGTCATCCTCAGAGACCGCTACCGAGCTCTCCGTCATGGACTACTACAACAACGAGCCGGACAAGTCCTTTATTGGTGATGCCCTCTCCAAGTGCGGCACCCAACTGGGCGTTACCGTCAAGCGGGAAACTGTTCCAGGAAAATCTCTCATTTCCAAGGTTCTCCAGCAGTCATCCTCCAAGACGCTCCCGGACGTCCTCATGCTGGACAACCCGGATCTTCAGCAGATCGCAGCGACCGGCGCCCTGGCTCCCCTGGCCGATTTCAAAGTCAGCACCGAGAACTTCGCTGAAGGCGTGCTGAGCGCCGGCACCTACAAGGACAAGGTCTATGGGCTGGCGCCCACTGTGAACACCATTGCCCTGTTCTACAACAAGGACATTCTGGCCGCAGCCGGCGTCACTCCCCCCACCACGTGGGAAGAACTCAAGGCCGCTTCGGCGAAACTCACTGCCGGTGACCAGTACGGGCTCGCTTTCAATGCCAACCCCACCTACGAGGGCACATGGCAGTTCCTTCCCGTGATGTGGTCCAACGGCGGGGATGAGAAGAAGATCGACACCAAAGAGACGGAGCAGGCGCTGCAGCTCTGGACGGATCTGGTGAAGAGCGGCTCGGTGTCCTCATCCGCCCTCAACTGGACCCAGGCTGACGTCAAAGATCAGTTCCTGGCGGGCAAGGCAGCCATGATGGTCAACGGGCCCTGGCAGATCCCGGCCCTGGACAAGCAGCCCACGCTTCAATACGGCGTAGTGAAGATCCCCGTGAGGGAAGCCGGACAGACCTCCGTTGCACCGCTCGGCGGCGAAGTGTGGACTGTCCCGCAGACCGGCAACAAGGCCCGCCAGGCGAAAGCGGCAGAGATGGTTGCCTGCCTGAACAGTGACGAAAACCAACTCGCCATGGCTACCGCGCGCAACACCATCCCGTCCAAGACCACGCTCTCGGACAAATTCGCCAGCGACAACCCCAAGCTCGCAACATTTACGGAGCTGATCAAGACCGCCCGCGCACGCACCGGCCAGCTCGGAGAAGAATGGCCCGCCCAGGCCACCAAGATTTACACGGCCATCCAGACCTCGCTGACGGGTAACGCCTCACCGGCTGACGCCCTCAAGCAAGCCCAGGGTCAGTAG
- a CDS encoding ThuA domain-containing protein, translated as MTESKPIRVTVWSENRHEKRDELVARLYPDGMHGAVKAGIEENLGAGVEVRTATLDEPEHGLTEEVLANTDVLTWWGHMSHADVEDEVVERVHRHVLAGMGLIVLHSGHWSKIFTKLMGTSCTLRWRSEQDRELVWTVDPTHPIAKGIPHPIEIPQQEMYGEFFDIPTPEELVFISSFSGGEVFRSGCTFRRGHGKIFFFSPGDQDYPVYHHKDVRRVIANAVEWAVTDRPERAVPELLRYETNDFFNGKSYQGANA; from the coding sequence ATGACTGAAAGCAAGCCCATCCGCGTTACCGTGTGGTCCGAGAACCGCCACGAGAAGCGCGACGAACTGGTGGCCCGCCTCTACCCGGACGGCATGCACGGCGCCGTCAAGGCGGGCATCGAAGAGAACCTGGGGGCCGGCGTCGAGGTCCGTACCGCAACACTGGACGAACCCGAACACGGCCTCACCGAGGAAGTCCTCGCCAACACCGACGTCCTGACGTGGTGGGGCCACATGTCCCACGCAGACGTGGAGGATGAGGTTGTTGAGCGCGTCCACCGCCATGTCCTGGCCGGAATGGGCTTGATCGTGCTCCACTCGGGCCACTGGTCCAAGATCTTCACCAAGCTCATGGGCACCTCATGCACGCTGCGTTGGCGCTCGGAGCAGGACCGCGAACTCGTATGGACGGTGGATCCCACGCACCCCATCGCCAAGGGAATCCCGCACCCTATTGAAATCCCCCAGCAGGAAATGTACGGCGAATTCTTTGACATCCCCACTCCCGAGGAACTAGTGTTCATCAGCTCCTTCAGCGGCGGCGAAGTCTTCCGGTCCGGCTGCACGTTCCGCCGCGGCCACGGCAAAATCTTCTTCTTCAGCCCCGGCGACCAGGACTACCCCGTCTACCACCACAAGGACGTCCGGCGGGTGATTGCCAATGCTGTGGAATGGGCCGTCACCGATCGCCCGGAACGGGCCGTCCCCGAGCTGCTTCGCTACGAAACCAACGATTTCTTTAACGGCAAGAGCTACCAAGGAGCCAACGCGTGA
- a CDS encoding carbohydrate ABC transporter permease encodes MTTVLKAPPLRRAGGKATGPKVTGRKNWGYTALAIFFLAIMLFPVYWMVNASLQPNGTTLETSWFPVKPDFTGYATAINEQAGNLGTSLIISLGSVALSLAIAAPAAYALAYFKVRGAGVVLFAILISQMIPGIVVANALYTAYNDLGLLNSIPGLILADSAHGIPFAILIIRAFMNGMPASVIEAARVDGAGHLRAFWSIVLPLSRNSLITAGLFTFLFAWSDFLFALTLTTTEAVRPVTLGIFQYIGAYVNDWSSVMATAVLASIPAIVLLVAAQKYIAAGTTGGAVK; translated from the coding sequence ATGACAACCGTACTGAAAGCACCCCCGCTCCGGCGTGCCGGAGGAAAAGCCACCGGCCCCAAAGTCACCGGACGCAAGAACTGGGGATACACGGCACTGGCCATCTTCTTCCTGGCCATCATGCTGTTCCCGGTCTACTGGATGGTCAACGCCTCCCTGCAACCCAACGGCACCACCCTGGAAACCTCGTGGTTCCCGGTGAAGCCCGACTTCACCGGGTACGCCACGGCCATCAACGAGCAAGCCGGCAATTTGGGAACCAGCCTCATCATTTCGCTGGGCAGCGTGGCGCTGAGCCTGGCCATTGCAGCACCGGCGGCCTACGCCTTGGCCTACTTCAAGGTCCGCGGTGCAGGGGTGGTCCTGTTCGCGATCCTCATCAGTCAGATGATTCCGGGGATTGTGGTGGCCAATGCCCTGTACACGGCCTACAACGATCTTGGCCTGCTCAACTCCATCCCGGGCTTGATCCTGGCCGACTCCGCCCACGGCATCCCGTTTGCCATCCTCATCATCCGGGCTTTCATGAACGGCATGCCGGCCTCGGTGATCGAGGCTGCACGCGTGGACGGTGCCGGGCACCTCCGGGCGTTCTGGTCGATCGTGCTTCCGTTGAGCCGGAACTCCCTGATCACCGCGGGGCTCTTCACGTTCCTGTTCGCCTGGAGCGACTTCCTCTTTGCCTTGACCCTCACCACCACCGAAGCCGTCCGGCCCGTCACGTTGGGCATCTTCCAGTACATCGGCGCCTACGTGAACGACTGGAGTTCGGTCATGGCAACGGCGGTACTTGCCTCCATCCCGGCAATCGTCCTTCTGGTCGCGGCCCAAAAATACATTGCCGCCGGCACCACCGGCGGTGCGGTCAAGTAG
- a CDS encoding carbohydrate ABC transporter permease: protein MSLATDLPHSEGRASGEAAKTPGTGAEKPAPRRRSRQRRERLFQWLFLVPAVVYMTLFFGYPVVKNVVMSFQEYTTSTFFTGEAPWVGFTNYVTVLQSSLFSTSLINTALFTIGSILGQFVIGLALAIFFQRKFPLNGILRSLLLLPWLLPLIVSSAVWRWILDKDSGALNRFLGDLGIIDTGIPWLTSTSLALIAVVGVNIWIGIPFNLTILYGGLQEIPDELYEAGSLDGATGWKAFRNITWPMLRPVVSVVLVLGVVYTLKVLDIILGLTNGGPANSTQTIATQSYNLSFHEFKFGEGAALGNVLVIISLVFAVLYLRASRRAVDE from the coding sequence ATGTCATTAGCAACGGACTTACCTCACTCAGAGGGGCGGGCTTCCGGCGAGGCCGCGAAGACTCCCGGTACCGGCGCCGAAAAGCCGGCACCCCGGCGTCGTTCCCGTCAACGCCGCGAGCGCCTCTTCCAGTGGCTGTTCCTGGTTCCCGCAGTGGTTTACATGACCCTGTTCTTCGGCTATCCGGTTGTGAAGAACGTGGTGATGAGCTTCCAGGAGTACACCACTTCCACATTCTTCACCGGAGAAGCCCCCTGGGTAGGGTTCACCAATTACGTGACTGTATTGCAGTCGTCGTTATTCTCCACGTCCCTGATCAACACTGCCCTGTTCACCATCGGATCGATTCTGGGCCAGTTTGTGATCGGGCTTGCGCTGGCCATCTTCTTCCAGCGCAAGTTCCCGCTCAACGGCATCCTGCGATCCCTGCTCCTGCTTCCCTGGCTGCTTCCCTTGATTGTTTCCAGTGCTGTGTGGCGCTGGATCCTGGATAAGGACAGCGGCGCGCTGAACCGCTTCCTGGGCGACCTCGGCATCATTGACACCGGCATCCCGTGGCTCACCAGCACCTCGCTGGCACTCATTGCCGTGGTGGGCGTGAACATTTGGATCGGCATCCCGTTCAACCTGACCATTCTCTACGGCGGTCTGCAGGAAATCCCGGATGAACTCTACGAGGCAGGGTCGCTGGACGGTGCCACCGGCTGGAAGGCGTTCCGGAACATCACCTGGCCCATGCTGCGGCCAGTGGTGAGCGTGGTCCTGGTCCTCGGTGTGGTGTACACACTCAAGGTGCTGGACATCATTCTGGGCCTGACCAACGGCGGACCGGCCAACTCCACCCAAACCATTGCCACGCAGTCCTACAACCTGTCCTTCCACGAATTCAAGTTCGGTGAAGGTGCTGCGCTGGGCAACGTACTGGTGATCATTTCCCTGGTGTTCGCGGTCCTGTACCTGCGGGCCAGCCGACGTGCCGTGGACGAGTGA